In Edaphobacter dinghuensis, a genomic segment contains:
- the rplS gene encoding 50S ribosomal protein L19, translating into MSINPIMQKLAAKFERTDLPEFAPGDTVRVQVKIREGEKERLQAFEGMVIACRKGAQGTFTVRKMSFGQGVERIFPYNSKVVDKVEKVRSYEVRRAKLFYLRGLRGKAARLREVERAS; encoded by the coding sequence ATGTCGATCAATCCAATCATGCAGAAGCTGGCCGCCAAGTTCGAGCGGACCGATTTACCCGAGTTTGCCCCTGGCGATACCGTCCGCGTTCAAGTCAAGATTCGTGAGGGCGAGAAAGAGCGGCTGCAGGCGTTTGAAGGCATGGTGATTGCCTGCCGTAAGGGAGCCCAGGGCACCTTTACCGTTCGCAAGATGAGCTTCGGCCAGGGCGTCGAGCGCATCTTCCCATACAACTCCAAGGTCGTCGACAAGGTCGAAAAGGTTCGCTCCTACGAAGTTCGTCGCGCCAAGCTGTTCTACCTGCGCGGTCTGCGCGGCAAGGCTGCCCGTCTGCGTGAAGTCGAGCGCGCCAGCTAA
- a CDS encoding PIG-L deacetylase family protein, which yields MGLKLMCVVAHPDDECFAFGGALALAAENGVETYVICLTDGQAATNRGDAASGEALGKMRREEFVASCEVLGVSRHELLDYHDARLEFVDFSQAAGRLVEKMRQFRPDVVITFGTDGGLNTHPDHMMVSMLTTAAFHWSGQAKRYPLLGTVHEPKRLFHLSTNFFIPGRQAPKPMPWTVTLDIESVRARKTEAFRQHTSQAPLMEQTKDLFEQYGAEEFYTLVATKEPQPAQLEKDLFDGLV from the coding sequence GTGGGATTGAAATTGATGTGTGTTGTAGCGCATCCCGATGATGAGTGTTTTGCATTCGGCGGAGCGCTGGCACTGGCTGCTGAGAATGGAGTTGAGACTTACGTCATCTGTCTGACTGATGGGCAAGCAGCTACTAACCGGGGCGATGCAGCCTCGGGTGAAGCATTGGGAAAGATGCGGCGAGAAGAGTTTGTCGCATCGTGCGAAGTGCTCGGCGTAAGCAGGCATGAGCTGCTGGACTATCACGATGCGCGCCTGGAGTTTGTCGATTTTTCGCAGGCAGCGGGAAGGCTGGTAGAGAAGATGCGGCAGTTTCGTCCGGACGTCGTAATTACATTTGGCACCGATGGCGGACTGAATACGCATCCCGATCACATGATGGTCTCGATGCTGACTACAGCGGCGTTTCATTGGTCGGGACAGGCAAAGCGGTATCCGCTGCTTGGCACGGTGCATGAGCCGAAGCGGTTGTTTCATTTGAGTACGAACTTCTTCATCCCCGGCAGGCAGGCACCGAAGCCGATGCCCTGGACGGTCACGCTCGACATTGAATCGGTACGGGCGCGAAAGACAGAGGCCTTTCGCCAGCACACCTCGCAAGCGCCACTGATGGAGCAGACCAAGGACCTATTTGAGCAGTATGGAGCCGAGGAGTTTTATACTCTGGTGGCAACGAAAGAGCCACAGCCCGCGCAGCTTGAGAAAGATCTATTCGACGGGCTGGTCTAA
- a CDS encoding ribonuclease HII → MASVASIRISKTVTAATAKQRMLKQLVCSDAPEQALRYHGFRSIAGVDEVGRGALFGPVVAAAVILPERLSGLAKAGLTDSKQLTREQREQLNKRIRRMAIAVCVAEVDAATIDRVNIYQATRMAMLAAVQGLEVAPDHLLIDAMRLDHPCKQTKLIYGDSLSLSIAAASVVAKVHRDALMRDLDLVHPGYGLASHKGYGTPEHRRALAERGPCALHRRTFAPVRAVDPDAVAEAQVTEELLFDDFEIEEGTKWD, encoded by the coding sequence ATGGCCTCGGTTGCATCGATTCGAATCTCGAAGACAGTCACTGCCGCAACGGCGAAACAGCGAATGCTGAAACAGCTTGTGTGCAGCGATGCACCGGAACAGGCTTTGCGCTACCACGGCTTTCGCAGCATTGCCGGCGTCGATGAGGTTGGCCGCGGTGCGCTGTTCGGGCCTGTGGTCGCGGCTGCGGTGATTCTGCCTGAACGCCTGAGCGGATTGGCGAAGGCTGGGTTGACTGACTCTAAACAGTTGACGCGGGAGCAGCGAGAGCAGTTGAACAAACGCATCCGGCGGATGGCAATTGCGGTTTGTGTCGCTGAAGTAGATGCTGCAACGATTGACCGCGTAAACATCTATCAGGCGACGCGCATGGCCATGCTGGCGGCGGTGCAGGGTTTGGAGGTTGCTCCTGATCATCTGCTGATCGATGCTATGCGTCTGGACCATCCCTGTAAGCAGACGAAGTTGATCTATGGAGACTCGCTGAGTCTTTCCATTGCGGCAGCTTCGGTGGTAGCCAAAGTACATCGGGATGCATTGATGCGCGATTTGGATCTGGTGCATCCGGGATATGGGCTGGCGTCGCATAAAGGCTATGGCACGCCGGAGCATCGGCGCGCGTTGGCAGAGCGTGGGCCATGTGCGTTGCACCGGCGTACATTTGCACCAGTGCGGGCGGTCGATCCTGATGCTGTGGCTGAGGCACAGGTGACCGAAGAGTTGCTGTTCGATGATTTCGAAATAGAAGAGGGGACGAAGTGGGATTGA
- the trmD gene encoding tRNA (guanosine(37)-N1)-methyltransferase TrmD: MRFDIITIFPGFFDSPLDYGILKRARTAGLVDVVAHDLRGFTHDRHRTVDDRPFGGGEGMVLKPEPIYDAFASLGVSAKTERETAKETVILLSAQGRPFTQAVAQELAAAERVVIICGRYEGVDERVNEMLCDREISIGDYVLSGGELAAAVIVDAVVRLLPGALGNPDSSRFESFGADDVAEDTTTEDGVPRSTYGAGGLLDYPHYTRPAEFRGIAIPEALRGGDHEAIRRWRRRMALEKTLRNRPDLLERMVISDEDREMLAELRLNGEYEA; the protein is encoded by the coding sequence CCGTACAGCGGGCTTGGTGGACGTGGTCGCACATGATCTTCGCGGCTTTACGCATGACCGGCACCGGACGGTGGATGATCGCCCCTTTGGCGGGGGCGAGGGCATGGTGCTGAAGCCGGAGCCTATCTATGACGCCTTCGCATCATTGGGAGTCTCGGCGAAGACCGAGCGGGAGACGGCGAAGGAGACAGTGATCCTGCTGTCGGCACAGGGTCGGCCATTTACGCAGGCTGTCGCGCAGGAGCTTGCCGCTGCAGAGCGCGTGGTGATTATCTGCGGTCGCTATGAGGGGGTCGACGAGCGGGTGAACGAGATGCTTTGCGATCGGGAGATTTCGATTGGAGACTATGTGCTGTCGGGTGGCGAGCTGGCGGCGGCGGTGATTGTGGATGCTGTTGTGCGGCTGCTTCCGGGTGCGCTGGGGAATCCTGATTCTTCGCGGTTTGAGAGCTTTGGGGCGGATGATGTGGCGGAAGATACGACGACGGAGGATGGAGTTCCGCGGAGTACCTATGGAGCGGGTGGGTTGCTGGATTATCCGCACTACACGCGGCCTGCGGAGTTTCGCGGAATCGCGATTCCAGAGGCTTTGCGCGGCGGGGACCACGAGGCGATTCGGCGCTGGCGGCGAAGGATGGCGCTGGAGAAGACCCTGCGAAACCGGCCAGATCTGTTGGAACGAATGGTAATCAGCGATGAGGACCGGGAGATGCTGGCGGAACTGCGGCTGAACGGCGAATATGAGGCTTAA